The proteins below are encoded in one region of Clostridium pasteurianum DSM 525 = ATCC 6013:
- the anfO gene encoding Fe-only nitrogenase accessory protein AnfO produces the protein MFNEVAVLVGKDGNTGSVYDSGMIVIYEKKEEGWRVKSKTIFNLSTSNGMGAVREKMLMITEDLGDCSIFLGKRVDGIPYSVLKKSGFVIAEADGNPEEFLDELMEMIIESKEKEAKRRKAQDTVIEPIALEKQGEYFINLERVQNNNPGISSKKILQPFLKNKPFRELKIVCNHIPKWIENELMTLGMKFEVKKLTEGEFEVKVYNQFNDEKTLVNR, from the coding sequence ATGTTTAATGAAGTAGCTGTGCTAGTAGGAAAAGATGGAAATACAGGTAGTGTATATGATTCTGGAATGATAGTTATATATGAAAAAAAAGAAGAAGGTTGGAGAGTTAAAAGCAAAACTATTTTTAATCTGAGTACATCTAATGGAATGGGGGCTGTCCGTGAGAAAATGTTAATGATTACGGAGGATTTGGGGGATTGCAGTATTTTTTTAGGAAAAAGGGTAGATGGAATTCCCTATAGTGTTTTAAAAAAATCGGGTTTTGTTATTGCAGAAGCTGATGGAAATCCAGAAGAATTTTTAGATGAATTAATGGAAATGATTATAGAAAGTAAAGAAAAAGAAGCTAAGAGAAGGAAAGCACAGGATACAGTAATAGAACCTATAGCTTTGGAAAAACAAGGAGAGTATTTTATAAATCTTGAAAGAGTACAAAATAATAATCCTGGTATCAGTTCAAAAAAAATATTGCAGCCTTTTCTTAAAAATAAACCTTTCAGGGAATTAAAGATTGTTTGTAATCATATTCCCAAGTGGATTGAAAATGAATTGATGACTTTAGGTATGAAGTTTGAAGTTAAAAAGTTGACTGAAGGGGAATTTGAAGTTAAAGTATACAATCAATTTAATGATGAAAAAACTTTAGTTAATAGATAG
- the trpB gene encoding tryptophan synthase subunit beta → MIGRFGKFGGQYAPETIMNAIIEVEEEYDKAKKDENFIKEFKYYLKDYVGRQSPLYYAENLTKKLGGAKIYLKREDLNHTGAHKINNALGQVLLAKRMGKKRIIAETGAGQHGVATATIAAMFGMECEIFMGQEDIERQALNVFKMKILGAKVTSVTSGTATLKDAVNEAFRNWVTNIEDTFYVIGTVMGPHPYPTMVRDFQRVIGDEAKEQILEKEGRLPDYIVACIGGGSNAMGIFYPFAEDKEVKLIGVEAAGKGIDTEEHAASITKGSVGVIHGMMTYVLQDEDGQILPAYSISAGLDYPGVGPEHAYFNDIGRAKYVSANDKEAVDAFMEVSKIEGIIPALESSHALAYAMKLAPTLDKDKVMIVNVSGRGDKDINTIAKVMGVEL, encoded by the coding sequence ATGATAGGAAGATTTGGAAAATTTGGAGGTCAATACGCACCAGAAACTATAATGAATGCAATTATAGAAGTAGAAGAGGAATATGATAAGGCAAAGAAGGATGAAAATTTCATAAAGGAATTTAAATACTATTTAAAGGATTATGTAGGAAGACAATCCCCCCTTTACTATGCTGAAAACTTAACTAAAAAATTAGGTGGAGCTAAAATTTATCTTAAAAGAGAAGATCTTAATCATACAGGAGCTCACAAAATAAATAATGCTTTGGGGCAGGTACTGCTTGCAAAGAGAATGGGCAAAAAGAGAATTATTGCTGAAACAGGAGCAGGACAGCATGGTGTTGCAACAGCTACTATAGCTGCTATGTTTGGAATGGAATGTGAAATATTTATGGGTCAAGAAGATATTGAAAGACAGGCACTTAATGTGTTTAAAATGAAAATACTGGGAGCAAAGGTTACTTCAGTTACTTCCGGTACAGCAACTCTTAAGGATGCAGTAAATGAAGCTTTTAGAAATTGGGTTACTAACATAGAAGATACTTTTTATGTTATAGGAACAGTTATGGGACCACATCCATATCCAACTATGGTAAGAGATTTTCAAAGGGTTATTGGAGATGAAGCTAAAGAGCAGATACTAGAAAAAGAAGGAAGACTGCCAGATTACATTGTTGCATGTATTGGTGGCGGAAGTAATGCTATGGGAATATTCTATCCATTTGCAGAAGATAAAGAAGTTAAGCTTATAGGTGTAGAAGCGGCAGGAAAGGGAATTGATACAGAAGAGCATGCAGCAAGTATAACAAAAGGTTCTGTTGGCGTTATCCACGGAATGATGACTTATGTACTTCAAGATGAAGATGGTCAAATACTTCCTGCTTATTCAATTTCAGCTGGACTTGATTATCCTGGTGTAGGACCAGAACATGCATATTTTAATGATATAGGAAGAGCAAAATATGTATCAGCAAATGATAAAGAAGCTGTAGATGCTTTTATGGAAGTATCTAAGATAGAAGGGATAATTCCAGCATTAGAAAGCTCTCATGCATTAGCTTATGCTATGAAGCTTGCACCTACACTTGATAAAGATAAGGTAATGATTGTCAATGTATCTGGTAGAGGAGATAAAGATATCAATACTATAGCTAAGGTAATGGGGGTTGAACTATAA
- a CDS encoding Fe-only/vanadium nitrogenase subunit delta encodes MEKKVDEILEFIMERCLWQFHSREWDRTENINGVFGMLPKLFAGEKIAVKDLEPKDKGHYADAKILSDQLLEKFSYLKDMSASEKDELLDGVKAKLVDVSITKCRNEELRVPFY; translated from the coding sequence ATGGAAAAGAAAGTTGATGAAATACTTGAATTTATTATGGAAAGATGCTTATGGCAATTTCATTCAAGAGAATGGGATAGAACAGAAAATATAAATGGAGTTTTTGGAATGCTCCCTAAATTATTTGCGGGAGAAAAAATAGCTGTTAAAGACTTAGAACCTAAAGATAAGGGTCATTATGCAGATGCAAAAATTCTTTCAGATCAATTGTTAGAAAAATTCTCTTATTTAAAAGATATGAGTGCAAGTGAAAAAGATGAATTGTTAGACGGAGTTAAAGCAAAACTTGTTGATGTTTCAATAACAAAATGTAGAAATGAGGAATTGAGAGTCCCATTCTATTAA
- the anfO gene encoding Fe-only nitrogenase accessory protein AnfO produces the protein MNTKIGVLVGKDNETTSIYESGIVMVYMKEDEWKVVNEVIFNMNTEQGIPAMHRRVEELIQSLEDCKVFIGKRVEGIPYTVLKKSGFTIAEAEGKPSEFLDEFLEIFEEKKKKKEEEEAKRKNILNLEPVELSKPGSYFMDLKKLQEENPSISSKKVLLPFLNNKTFYDLKVLCSHIPPWFQNELESLNMKMDASKTGDDIFEVIISHKVCNECK, from the coding sequence ATGAATACTAAAATAGGTGTTTTAGTAGGTAAAGATAATGAAACTACCTCTATATACGAATCTGGTATTGTAATGGTGTATATGAAAGAAGATGAATGGAAGGTAGTAAATGAAGTTATCTTTAACATGAATACAGAACAGGGAATACCAGCTATGCATAGAAGGGTAGAGGAACTTATACAGAGTTTAGAAGATTGCAAAGTTTTCATTGGAAAGAGAGTGGAAGGAATTCCCTATACTGTATTGAAAAAATCGGGATTCACTATAGCAGAAGCGGAAGGGAAACCTAGTGAATTTTTAGATGAATTCTTAGAGATTTTTGAAGAGAAAAAGAAGAAAAAGGAAGAAGAAGAAGCTAAAAGAAAGAACATATTAAATTTAGAACCTGTAGAACTGAGTAAACCAGGAAGCTATTTTATGGATTTAAAAAAGCTGCAAGAAGAGAATCCTAGTATCAGTTCAAAAAAAGTACTGCTTCCATTTTTGAATAATAAAACTTTTTATGATCTTAAAGTTTTATGCAGCCATATACCGCCTTGGTTTCAAAATGAATTGGAAAGTTTAAATATGAAGATGGATGCAAGTAAAACAGGTGATGACATCTTTGAAGTAATCATAAGCCATAAAGTTTGTAATGAGTGTAAATAA
- a CDS encoding nitrogenase component 1, with product MSVSIVKRERTGVINPIFNCQPCGAQYASIGVKDCIALVHGGQGCCTFVRLMFAQHYKENFDIASSSLHEDAAVFGGVQRIEDGVETLINRYPDLKVLPIITTCSTETIGDDIEGTIRKIKMAWKKKHPDCEVKLIPMHTPSYTGSQVSGYDVGVLSFVTELAKKTKPNNKLNIFTGWINPGDVTEIKGILAQMDVEGNILMDVETFDAPIMPDKSALAYGNTTIEDIADSANSLGSIAVCKYEGGSAATFLEEEFEVPAVLDAMPVGIANTDKFIENISKLTGKEVPESLVAERGRAIDAMADLAHMFFANKKVAIYGDPDLVMGLADFCIECELEPVLLLLGDDNKKYAKDPRITELEKRANCDIEVVCNSDLWELEKRIKNEGLKLDLIMGHSKGRYIAVDNNIPMVRVGFPTFDRAGLWKHPLVGYKGAEFLAETIANTLFTDMEYKHNKEWILNVW from the coding sequence ATGTCTGTTTCAATAGTAAAAAGAGAACGTACAGGTGTAATAAATCCTATTTTCAACTGCCAGCCTTGTGGGGCTCAATATGCAAGTATAGGAGTTAAAGATTGTATAGCATTAGTTCATGGAGGACAAGGTTGTTGTACTTTCGTAAGACTTATGTTTGCTCAGCACTATAAAGAAAATTTTGATATTGCTTCTTCTTCACTACATGAAGATGCAGCAGTTTTTGGTGGAGTTCAGAGAATCGAAGATGGTGTAGAAACACTTATAAATAGATATCCTGATTTAAAAGTTTTACCTATAATTACTACTTGTTCCACGGAAACTATAGGTGATGATATTGAAGGTACTATAAGAAAAATAAAAATGGCTTGGAAAAAGAAACATCCAGATTGTGAAGTTAAGTTAATTCCAATGCATACTCCTAGTTATACTGGAAGTCAGGTTAGTGGTTATGATGTAGGTGTTCTATCATTTGTAACTGAGCTTGCTAAGAAAACTAAACCTAATAATAAATTAAATATATTTACTGGATGGATAAATCCGGGAGATGTAACAGAAATAAAGGGTATATTAGCTCAAATGGATGTTGAAGGCAATATATTAATGGATGTAGAAACTTTCGATGCTCCAATTATGCCTGATAAATCTGCTCTTGCTTATGGTAATACAACTATAGAAGATATAGCTGATAGTGCTAATTCTTTAGGATCTATAGCTGTTTGCAAATATGAAGGTGGAAGTGCTGCTACATTCTTAGAAGAAGAATTTGAGGTCCCTGCAGTACTTGATGCAATGCCTGTTGGAATAGCAAATACTGATAAGTTCATTGAAAACATAAGTAAGCTTACTGGTAAAGAAGTACCTGAATCACTAGTTGCTGAACGTGGAAGAGCCATAGATGCGATGGCTGATCTTGCTCATATGTTCTTTGCAAATAAGAAAGTTGCTATATATGGAGATCCTGATTTAGTAATGGGTCTTGCAGATTTCTGTATAGAATGTGAGTTAGAACCTGTATTACTTCTTTTAGGTGATGATAACAAGAAGTACGCTAAAGATCCTAGAATTACTGAGTTAGAAAAAAGAGCTAATTGTGATATAGAAGTTGTTTGCAATTCTGATTTGTGGGAATTAGAGAAAAGAATAAAGAATGAAGGTCTTAAATTAGATTTAATCATGGGACATTCAAAAGGAAGATATATTGCTGTAGATAATAATATTCCTATGGTTAGAGTGGGTTTCCCTACTTTCGACAGAGCAGGACTTTGGAAACATCCTTTAGTAGGTTATAAGGGTGCAGAATTCCTTGCAGAAACTATTGCAAATACTTTATTTACAGATATGGAGTATAAACACAACAAAGAATGGATACTAAACGTTTGGTAG
- the nifH gene encoding nitrogenase iron protein, which yields MRQVAIYGKGGIGKSTTTQNLTAGLATRGKQVMVVGCDPKADSTRLLLGGLAQKSVLDTLREEGEDVELDSILKDGFGKIRCVESGGPEPGVGCAGRGIITSINMLEQLGAYTDDLDYVFYDVLGDVVCGGFAMPIREGKAQEIYIVASGEMMALYAANNISKGIQKYAKSGGVRLGGIICNSRKVANEYELLDAFAKELGSQLIHFVPRSPMVTKAEINKKTVIDFDPECEQADEYRELARKIDENQMFVIPKPMTQDRLEEILMEYGLMDL from the coding sequence ATGAGACAGGTAGCTATTTATGGAAAAGGTGGAATAGGTAAATCAACTACAACACAAAATCTTACAGCAGGTCTTGCAACTAGAGGAAAACAAGTAATGGTAGTTGGTTGTGACCCTAAAGCTGATTCAACAAGACTATTACTTGGAGGTCTTGCACAGAAATCAGTTCTTGATACATTAAGAGAAGAAGGAGAAGATGTAGAATTAGACTCTATATTAAAAGATGGATTTGGAAAAATCAGATGCGTTGAATCCGGTGGTCCAGAACCAGGAGTAGGATGTGCAGGAAGAGGAATAATCACTTCAATAAACATGCTTGAACAATTAGGAGCTTATACAGACGATTTAGACTATGTATTCTACGATGTACTTGGAGACGTTGTTTGTGGTGGATTCGCAATGCCAATCAGAGAAGGAAAAGCTCAGGAAATATATATAGTAGCAAGTGGAGAAATGATGGCACTATATGCTGCTAATAACATATCAAAAGGTATCCAAAAATATGCTAAGAGCGGTGGAGTTAGACTTGGTGGTATCATCTGTAACAGTAGAAAAGTTGCAAATGAATATGAATTACTTGATGCTTTCGCAAAAGAACTAGGAAGTCAATTAATACATTTCGTACCAAGAAGCCCGATGGTTACAAAAGCAGAAATCAACAAGAAGACTGTTATAGACTTCGATCCTGAATGTGAACAAGCTGATGAATACAGAGAATTAGCTAGAAAGATAGATGAAAATCAAATGTTCGTTATACCAAAGCCAATGACTCAAGACAGACTTGAAGAAATATTAATGGAATATGGTTTAATGGATCTATAG
- a CDS encoding 2Fe-2S ferredoxin has translation MVNPKHHIFVCTSCRLNGKQQGFCYSKNSVEIVETFMEELDSRDLSSEVMVNNTGCFGICSQGPIVVVYPEGVWYGNVTADDVEEIVESHIENGEVVKRLQI, from the coding sequence ATGGTAAACCCAAAACACCACATATTCGTTTGTACTAGTTGTAGACTTAATGGAAAGCAGCAAGGTTTTTGTTACTCCAAAAATTCCGTTGAAATTGTAGAAACATTCATGGAAGAGTTAGACAGCAGAGATTTATCTAGTGAAGTAATGGTAAATAATACAGGTTGCTTTGGTATATGCAGTCAAGGCCCTATAGTTGTTGTATATCCCGAAGGAGTCTGGTATGGTAATGTAACTGCTGATGATGTTGAAGAGATTGTAGAGTCTCATATCGAAAACGGAGAAGTTGTTAAAAGACTTCAAATTTAG
- a CDS encoding ABC transporter substrate-binding protein, which translates to MAKKFISIILIISLLTILLTACKSGNSENSAKAESEKPKTITDSAGKQVEIPSKIDNIAELWGAHIEVLQTLGVGDKIISTTFTPQSRPWLFKVIPTLDKAVFSVLTSLNVEELVSKKPDIVFIPSGDPNVDKLTKMGLPVVQLSFTDFESMKKCFTLTGDILGGDAVEKAKNYNSYLDSKLNMLKAVTTKIPEDQKPKVLHLSSADPFKADGNSTIINDWIEVAGGINVAKDIKGNRQTVSMEQILKWNPDIIIVSENIKSIDKITKDERLKDVTAVKNGKVFLNPDGAFLWNRYGTEETLQVQWAAKTIQPDKFKNIDMVKETTNFYKQFLKYNLTDEDAQRILNAQPPAK; encoded by the coding sequence ATGGCAAAAAAATTTATTAGTATTATATTAATTATATCTTTATTAACTATTTTACTAACAGCTTGTAAAAGCGGTAACTCAGAAAATTCTGCAAAAGCAGAATCTGAAAAACCCAAAACTATTACCGACTCAGCAGGAAAGCAAGTTGAAATACCATCTAAAATAGATAATATTGCCGAATTATGGGGAGCACATATTGAAGTTTTACAAACTCTTGGAGTTGGTGATAAAATTATATCCACTACATTTACTCCTCAATCAAGACCTTGGTTATTTAAAGTAATTCCAACTTTAGATAAAGCTGTTTTCAGTGTGTTAACAAGTTTAAATGTAGAAGAATTGGTAAGTAAGAAACCCGATATAGTATTCATTCCCTCTGGCGATCCTAATGTGGACAAACTTACTAAAATGGGTCTGCCAGTAGTACAGCTTTCCTTTACAGATTTTGAATCCATGAAGAAATGTTTTACATTAACAGGTGACATCTTGGGAGGAGATGCTGTAGAAAAAGCTAAGAATTATAATTCCTATTTAGATAGCAAATTAAATATGCTTAAAGCTGTTACAACAAAAATACCTGAAGATCAAAAACCTAAAGTTCTGCATCTTTCTAGTGCTGATCCCTTTAAAGCAGATGGCAATAGCACAATCATAAATGATTGGATCGAAGTTGCCGGTGGTATAAATGTAGCAAAAGATATTAAAGGCAACAGACAAACTGTTTCTATGGAACAAATTCTTAAATGGAATCCAGATATTATTATTGTAAGCGAAAATATTAAATCTATAGATAAAATTACAAAGGATGAAAGACTAAAAGATGTTACCGCTGTAAAAAATGGTAAAGTATTCTTAAATCCAGATGGAGCCTTTCTATGGAATAGATACGGTACAGAAGAAACACTTCAAGTTCAATGGGCTGCAAAAACTATACAACCTGATAAATTTAAAAATATAGATATGGTAAAAGAAACAACAAATTTCTATAAACAATTTCTTAAATATAATCTTACTGATGAAGATGCACAAAGGATTTTAAATGCACAACCGCCTGCTAAATAA
- the trpA gene encoding tryptophan synthase subunit alpha — translation MNRIEAKFQELKEKNEKAMIPFVTAGDPDLNTTIDLVYAMEKAGADIIELGVPYSDPIADGPTIQASSQRSLANRTTIAKIMDTVKTIRLKTEVPLVYLVYYNSVFKYGIEKFIKECSESGIDGVIIPDLPIEERKDILAISDNYNVCLIPLIAPTSKERIKNIVKNASGFIYCVSTNGVTGVRNEIKTNLDEYMSIVSQYAEIPKALGFGISSSKMAKELKGYCDGIIIGSAIVKKVDESKDKDEAIKNVEEFVREVKSVLK, via the coding sequence ATGAATAGAATTGAAGCTAAATTTCAGGAATTAAAAGAAAAAAATGAAAAGGCAATGATTCCCTTTGTAACTGCTGGTGATCCGGATTTGAATACAACTATTGATTTAGTATATGCTATGGAAAAAGCGGGAGCAGATATTATTGAATTAGGTGTACCATACTCTGATCCAATAGCAGATGGACCTACAATACAGGCCTCTTCTCAAAGATCTCTTGCAAATAGGACAACTATTGCTAAAATAATGGATACAGTAAAGACAATACGTTTAAAGACTGAAGTGCCTCTAGTATATTTAGTATATTATAATTCAGTATTTAAATATGGTATTGAAAAGTTTATAAAAGAGTGCAGCGAATCTGGAATAGATGGAGTTATAATACCAGATTTACCTATAGAAGAAAGAAAAGATATTTTAGCTATAAGCGATAACTACAATGTTTGTCTTATTCCTTTAATAGCTCCAACTTCTAAGGAAAGAATAAAAAACATAGTTAAAAATGCCAGTGGATTTATATATTGTGTTTCTACTAATGGGGTTACAGGCGTTAGAAATGAAATAAAGACAAACTTGGATGAATATATGAGTATTGTATCTCAATATGCAGAGATACCTAAGGCTTTAGGGTTTGGTATTTCCAGCTCAAAAATGGCAAAGGAACTAAAAGGCTACTGTGATGGAATTATAATTGGGAGTGCTATTGTAAAAAAGGTAGATGAATCAAAGGATAAAGATGAAGCAATTAAAAATGTTGAGGAATTTGTAAGGGAAGTAAAAAGTGTACTTAAATAA
- a CDS encoding helix-turn-helix transcriptional regulator → MLQDTALTPQEVADILKIAKNTVYELIKRGELNGYKVGKKLRIDFKDVEAYKNRSKNPQLTQSNNINDNFSDNNNPLSFETLSPPLYEPTSVRDFVICGQDVLLDILSRYLEYNLHGSRILRSYTGCYNSLFALYLGKIQVSTVHLWDGDSGEYNIPFVRRMLPGIPTIIVHLACRMQGFYVAKGNPKDIKSWEDLKRSDISIINRERGCGTRILLDEHIRLLGIDPYSIDGYSRECFSHLAVASTVARGGADLAIGSEKMGLQVKNIDFIPLQKERYELVIKKEDMNKPFFKVLMDIINSNNFKMELEGLGGYDLSETGKIVTEL, encoded by the coding sequence ATGTTACAAGATACAGCATTAACTCCTCAGGAAGTAGCTGATATATTAAAAATAGCCAAAAATACAGTGTACGAACTAATAAAAAGAGGAGAATTAAACGGCTATAAAGTTGGAAAAAAACTTAGAATTGATTTTAAAGATGTTGAAGCATATAAAAATAGATCAAAAAATCCTCAATTGACTCAATCTAATAACATTAATGATAATTTTTCAGATAATAATAATCCATTATCCTTTGAAACTCTTTCTCCACCTCTATATGAACCGACTTCGGTCAGAGATTTCGTAATTTGCGGTCAAGATGTACTATTGGATATTTTATCTCGTTATTTAGAATACAACCTTCACGGTTCACGTATTCTAAGATCCTATACAGGCTGCTATAACAGTTTATTCGCTCTATATCTTGGAAAGATCCAAGTTTCAACTGTTCACCTTTGGGATGGAGATTCCGGAGAATACAATATACCTTTTGTCAGAAGGATGCTCCCCGGCATACCCACAATAATAGTACATTTAGCCTGCAGAATGCAAGGATTTTATGTAGCAAAAGGAAATCCAAAAGATATAAAAAGCTGGGAAGATCTAAAAAGATCCGATATTTCCATTATCAATAGAGAAAGAGGTTGCGGAACTAGAATTCTTCTGGATGAGCACATTCGCTTATTGGGAATCGACCCTTATTCTATAGATGGATATTCAAGAGAATGTTTTTCACACCTTGCGGTAGCCAGCACCGTAGCCAGAGGTGGAGCGGATCTTGCTATAGGAAGTGAAAAAATGGGACTTCAAGTAAAAAATATTGATTTCATCCCACTGCAAAAGGAAAGGTATGAATTAGTTATAAAAAAAGAAGATATGAACAAACCTTTTTTTAAAGTTCTTATGGATATCATAAATTCCAATAACTTCAAGATGGAGTTAGAAGGTTTAGGTGGATATGATCTTTCAGAAACCGGAAAGATAGTGACAGAATTATAA
- the vnfD gene encoding nitrogenase vanadium-iron protein, alpha chain produces the protein MPLKLFKCDETIPERERHVYIKEDGEDLTQYLPASNVTTIPGTLSERGCSYCGAKLVIGGVLKDTIQLVHGPIGCTYNTWHTKRYPSDNNNFQLKYGWSTDMKEGNVVFGGMKKLKQAINEAFDAFPEVKRMMVYVTCATALIGDDIKSVIKEVEEEREDVDLFAVQCPGFAGVSQSMGHHVFNIDWMKEKVGTYEPEIKSEYTVNIIGDYNIQGDTFVMNDYLERMGIQVIAHFTGNGTYDALRGMHRAKLNLTNCARSAGYIANELKKKYGIPRLDVDTWGYDYAKEGLRKLGTYFGIEDKAEQVIAEEDAKWGAKMKWYKERLAGKKLCIWTGGPRLWHWTKALEDDLGMEVVAMSSKFGHQEDFEKVISRGRKGTIYIDDGNELEFFEVLDMVKPDVVLTGPRVGEMVKKLHIPYINGHGYHNGPYMGFEGSVNMARDMYNAINSPLWGLAGKDIRESAKEAITQGV, from the coding sequence ATGCCATTAAAATTGTTTAAATGTGATGAAACTATACCGGAAAGAGAAAGACACGTTTATATAAAAGAGGACGGAGAAGACTTAACTCAGTATCTACCTGCATCTAATGTTACTACTATACCAGGAACTTTGTCAGAAAGAGGCTGTAGTTATTGTGGTGCTAAACTAGTTATCGGTGGTGTTCTTAAAGATACTATTCAATTAGTTCACGGACCTATAGGTTGTACTTATAATACTTGGCATACAAAAAGATATCCAAGTGACAACAACAACTTCCAATTAAAATATGGCTGGTCCACAGATATGAAAGAGGGAAATGTTGTTTTCGGTGGAATGAAAAAATTAAAACAAGCTATAAATGAAGCTTTTGACGCATTCCCAGAAGTAAAGAGAATGATGGTTTATGTAACATGTGCTACTGCGTTAATAGGTGATGATATAAAGTCAGTTATTAAAGAAGTTGAAGAAGAACGTGAAGATGTAGATTTATTCGCTGTACAGTGTCCAGGATTTGCAGGTGTAAGTCAATCTATGGGACATCATGTATTCAATATAGATTGGATGAAGGAAAAAGTAGGAACTTATGAACCTGAAATAAAGAGTGAATATACTGTTAATATCATTGGTGACTATAATATCCAAGGTGATACATTCGTTATGAATGACTACTTAGAGAGAATGGGAATACAGGTAATAGCTCACTTTACAGGAAATGGAACTTATGATGCGTTAAGAGGTATGCATAGAGCTAAATTAAATCTTACAAACTGTGCTAGATCTGCAGGATATATAGCTAATGAGCTTAAGAAAAAGTATGGAATTCCAAGACTTGATGTTGATACTTGGGGTTATGACTATGCAAAAGAAGGGTTAAGGAAATTGGGTACATACTTTGGTATAGAAGATAAAGCTGAGCAAGTAATTGCAGAAGAAGATGCTAAATGGGGTGCAAAGATGAAGTGGTACAAAGAAAGATTAGCTGGTAAAAAGCTTTGCATCTGGACTGGTGGTCCTAGATTATGGCACTGGACTAAAGCTTTAGAAGATGATCTAGGTATGGAAGTTGTTGCTATGTCATCTAAGTTTGGTCATCAGGAAGACTTTGAAAAAGTTATTTCAAGAGGAAGAAAAGGTACTATCTATATTGATGATGGAAATGAATTGGAATTCTTTGAAGTATTAGATATGGTTAAGCCTGATGTTGTTCTTACAGGACCTAGAGTTGGTGAAATGGTTAAAAAATTGCACATACCTTATATAAATGGACATGGATATCATAATGGACCATACATGGGATTTGAAGGATCTGTAAACATGGCTAGAGATATGTATAATGCTATAAATTCTCCACTTTGGGGCTTAGCTGGAAAAGATATCAGAGAATCAGCTAAAGAAGCTATTACACAGGGGGTATAG